From a region of the Mauremys mutica isolate MM-2020 ecotype Southern chromosome 12, ASM2049712v1, whole genome shotgun sequence genome:
- the LOC123346199 gene encoding olfactory receptor 10A7-like gives MKYAEESRKGNLTVVTEFILQGLSNHRELEVPLFSIYLLFYTITLTGNILLITITMDPTLHNPMYFFLRVLSFLEICYTSVTVPKMLVNFLSEDKSISYMGCVVQMYFLLFLGASECFLLAAMAYDRYVAICNPLRYRLIMNRMVCLSLAVLSWFSGNVVSLVQTVWIFTLPFCGSNKINYFFCDIPPLIKLSCIDTSQYEMQLFSASILVIFTPFTLILVSYIFIISTILKMASAEGRHKAFSTCSSHLIVVTLYYGCSSLIYLRPNSINLPDSNKVLSLIYTTVTPTLNPFIYSLRNKEVKEALRRILGDMVKRKIFSHRK, from the coding sequence ATGAAATATGCAGAAGAATCAAGAAAGGGGAACCTCACTGTGGTGACTGAATTCATTTTACAGGGATTGTCCAACCACCGCGAGCTGGAAGTGCCTCTGTTCTCCATCTATCTGTTATTTTACACCATTACCCTGACTGGGAACATCCTTCTCATCACAATCACCATGGACCCAACACTTCACAACCCCATGTATTTCTTTCTCCGGGTCTTGTCCTTCCTGGAGATCTGTTACACCTCAGTCACTGTCCCCAAGATGCTGGTGAACTTCCTCTCAGAGGACAAGAGCATTTCCTACATGGGCTGTGTTGTACAAATGTATTTCCTGCTCTTTCTTGGGGCCTCCGAGTGCTTCCTTCTGGCCGCCATGGCGTatgatcgctatgtggccatatgCAACCCACTGAGGTACAGGCTCATCATGAACAGGATGGTGTGCCTTTCATTGGCGGTTCTCTCATGGTTCAGTGGGAATGTGGTGTCCCTAGTACAGACAGTCTGGATTTTCACCTTGCCATTTTGTGGCTCCAATAAGATAAACTATTTTTTCTGCGACATTCCCCCATTGATTAAGCTTTCTTGCATTGACACCTCTCAGTATGAAATGCAGTTGTTTTCAGCTTCTATACTGGTCATCTTCACTCCATTTACTCTCATCCTTGTGTCCTACATCTTTATTATCTCCACCATCTTAAAGATGGCATCGGCTGAAGGCAGacacaaagccttctccacctgctcctcacacctcattgtggtgaccTTGTATTATGGGTGCAGCAGTCTGATCTATTTAAGACCCAACTCCATTAACTTACCAGACAGCAACAAAGTGCTATCTCTGATATACACAACTGTCACCCCGACCTTGAACCCTTttatctacagcctgaggaacaaggaggtaaAAGAGGCTCTGAGGAGAATATTGGGGGACATGgtgaagagaaaaatattttctcataGAAAGTAA